The genome window tttgttctcaAACAGTATTCCTAACTGGCTTGCTGTGATTCTGTATAACTAGCATTTCTTTCTCTCAATAAGATATTGAAATAATTTCCCAGCTGTGTGGGTCATTGTGTCTGCTTTGAAAAACTTGGTATTAAATACCACCTACCGTAATCATGAGATCTGCTATAAGTTTTTCAGTGTTTGCTTAAGGCCCTCTGGGTAAAATGCTTTCTGCTTTCAGGTCTGATTTCTCTAGAGCGACTCAAAGAAGTTTGTAAAGCTCAGACTTCCCTTTATCCTTAATTGAAGAATGAGATGGTAGCAGTACAACCTCATGGGATAGTTTGTCCTGGACAGAGTTTCTTAGGTCTGTTATGCATGTAGCTGGTGCAAAGTCTGGGAGCTGATTTAGATCCAGTTGGTGATCTAGGAGTGGGGAGGacttctatgacatgtcattttttttaatgcagcctaTGTTTGAACTGGTGAGAAAGGCCCGATGACTCAGACATATTTAACTTGCTTGTGGGTTCAAGTacaggttgcagagaaagtgtgacatgtcatagaaatccttcccctcACAATGATCACTTTTTGGGAGACAAAAGCAAGTGGACTTAAAGGGGAATGGCTCTCTTAATATGTTCTATTCATTTCATATGTGTGACCGATACAAAGTACTAAGCAAGCATACAATTTCTCTAATGAAGAAACTATGCTAACTTTCCCCCTTTTGTAAACTGCTGTGAAGATTCTCTGTGAAGAGGAGTGTTCAgcgctctacattggagaaaccaaaaagccattaaacaggagaatggacaagcacaggaggggcaactgctgaggaccacaatcagcagtgttccttcatttgaaggacactcatttgatgaccaagatgtactcattttgaaatgagaagataggtggttttagagaggggtcagggaggccatatatgtgcatatagaaaatccctccctccacaggggtggaggccttagataaaaTCTGTCTCCTAtctatcatgctgccctttcacccttccccagaaagatcaggaccacacccaccagaaataGCACTGTTGATTACTGTTAACGACCCTttacaatgggtggagaaggattgcAGAAGTGAGATTTCCACTCACCTCCAGtccattgtccatctaaggagcctattcagaccaaggggaagcAAAATCAAAATGGAGGCTCTATAAGGGACCTTcgaccaactctcctcagactgaagaaactacttggatgagtagtgaaacgtttcaacctaacagggaagaagtccagttgccatgattcaacttcccaATCCCCACCAAAATGTTGAccaaaggcctctgggagtttgcATACCGTTTGCTTAACTCACCTTTGTTAATTGCACACTGGCTCCTGACAAACTAGTCACAGCAAATGGCACAGACTTTATGTGCCATTTGCTGTATTCATATGATCAGTGAGAGCTCACACTGGAAATAAAACCaatagtcttaaaggtgccataatattttagttttttgttttgttctgtttttgtaaaacagaacaaaacaaaaaactaaaatattATGGCACTTTTAAGACTACAGTATTGGTTTTATTTCCAGTGTGAGCTCTCACTGATCATGATCTGCTCCCTCAAATACTGCACATATGTATACAGTAATGGGGGAGTGAGTGGGGGGggagcagtggctgaaatcctcttagaTATGTTGCAATAGGCTAACAGGGCTAtctctttcaaaatggccatcataTTCTGGAGAAGTCGAAACTGCTAATTTCCATAGACCTTCAATGGCTCCTCAAAAATGTATTGAAGAACTATAGATTTCCGATGGCAGCCCTAAAGAGGAATAATAAACAAGAGGTGGCAATGAATATGTTTCAGAGAGCTCACCTTCTTGGTCTCTTTCAgcatatataacaaaaataattagAGTCGTGACACCTTGAAGACTTAACAGATTCatttctgcttaatttttttttggggggggaaggaggcgtGTCTTAGGAAGCACTGTCATCAATTAAAATCTGTtagctttttaaagagaaataattcttgggtttttatttttattacacagGAACGACAATTTACCTAACTTTACCCTGCAGTCCGTCACAGGTAGAAAAGTTTGGTTTATATATGACATatatattttgtaagccgccccgagtagactttgtctagaggggcggggtataagtctaaataaagttaAAAAGTTAAAGACATCAAATTATTCACTGGCCTTCAAGAAACCACCGTTTTGTCATCTGTTACTACTGGACATTGCTAAATTGAGACAACGTACATATTTTAACTTCTGCAAACTCTAAGCCGCTTTAAGCTATTCAGCAGCAGGAAAAATAACAACGAAAACAAGATAAATGCCGCCACATaaatccttttctttaaaaaaaagaaaagaaaaaagttcctCAGGGACAGTTATGAGAGCGCCAAGGATCGTTTCAATTCGAACGAACGAAGGGTCTTCTGATTGGTCTATTTGAAAATGCTTGTCTACCTCTGATTGGAGGGAGCAAACCAGCCCGCCAGAATGCGCTGACAAAAGACCGCGAGGCAGCTGCTCCTGCTAGTTTTCCTTCTGGTCGGATTGCTTTCTATATAAGAAGCCGGCAGCAGACGTTTCTCAGCCACATTCGGTGTTCTATTTCTTAGTGGAATCATGTCTGGTCGTGGAAAGGGAGGCAAAGGGCTGGGGAAAGGAGGCGCCAAAAGGCACCGGAAGGTCTTGCGGGACAACATCCAGGGGATCACCAAGCCTGCCATTCGCCGCCTGGCTCGCCGTGGAGGCGTGAAGCGTATCTCGGGCCTCATTTACGAGGAAACCCGAGGCGTCCTGAAGGTGTTCCTTGAAAATGTCATCCGCGATGCTGTGACTTACACCGAGCACGCGAAAAGGAAGACCGTCACCGCCATGGATGTGGTCTACGCTCTGAAACGCCAGGGCCGTACTTTGTACGGTTTCGGCGGCTAAGGGAAATTGGAGATTGAAaacttaaaaaaagcaaaaggtcCTTTTAAGGGCCACCCACAACATCAGAAAAAGagctggtttgcttttttttcccgtatgtaattatttattttacctgCCAAATAACTTGAGCTACAGGGTTTTATTTGGACAACTCAAGATTTTTCTTTGCAATATAAAAATGCTAGATTTGTATTAAGATCTggtgtatatgttttttttttgcctatatGGTGTTTATATGTAGTGTGTTTATAAGGTTCTCAGTTTGAAAGAAAATGCTTTCTCATCCCTCTTGATTCTGTGTTTAATTGTATTGGATAAAGGCTGCTCCTGGCTGTCGGGACATTTTAAAAGCGTTCCTGTCCGACAGAAAAGTACTATACAGCTGTGTTTCAAGACGTGCTGCAATTTGTGAAACAATAGCAGTCAGCATCCTTTAATACCTAATTATAGACCACTGTTACTCAGCGAGCAGAGTGGCGCAGCGGAagcgtgctgggcccataacccagaGGTCGATGGATCGAAACCATCCTCTGCTAActcattttctttttgtgtttcctCATGCTGTCTCGGCTTTTCTTCTTCATTAATTCATGCTTACCTACAGGGCAAACGTCATTCATATGGAATCTTTAAAATGGCCCGTAAAATCATTCTAAAAATTCACCAGTTCAGTTGAACAGATACACGGAATTAATTATAAACATAACGCATTTTGTCTCCGAGTAGCAGTTGATGTAAAACTTATTCTCAGAGTTATGCCTGATCTCTTACCTTACCTATACTAAGGACAATGGAAGTGAGCCAAATCTCCGGAGCTGATTCAGTATTTACCAGTTTCAAACCGAGGAAGATGGAAAAGCAGAAATGGCTGTGCTGTATCCCCCAGCCTCTACTTTTTCCTGTTTTGAACAACTGTCTGAAAGTTGTACCTGAAAAATGTTTGTAGGGTGtgatacatgggggggggggctctcacaATATCACAGCCCCTAAAAACAGACCTCCTTGAAGATCTGATGCCACCCAAACCCAGTAGCTGGAACGTCAAGCAATCTCTTGCATATCCAATTTCAACCTTCTGGCATTCAAAAAGAATTGCCGTGGGGATAAAAGTAACAAGAAACTAtgggtttaaaaaaagaggaaaaaaaacacaacaagaaaaacgtggtggcaccttaaagacttgggtgttttttttcccaatgtgagctttcttggataAATCCGTCTCACCAGACAGAAGATAAAGAGATGGATCACTGTGTCTGTTCTAGTCCCAACGATAAAATTATTCCCACTTCACTGATGCTCTTAGAAAACTTATTATCCTTGTGTTTGACCTACTGCAGCTGTAAAACGTATTGTTTCTGATGGCACCGTACATTTTCTCCCCTGGCAATTTGCAATTAATGATAAAGATGTCCCATGTCCCTGCCAGTTCCCTTCCCTGAAGTTTTGCTTAGGCACTGTTTTTCTTAGCCCTTTAGAAAGGAGACTGGGTTGCTCATATATGTGTATGTTAtgctaatcatcatcatgtgcagtCGTCTTATTACTTATGGGAactttcccaggattttctaggtagagaagactcagaggtgctttacccttcccttccactagggggcgccctgggactgcgcagcttgcccaaggccacccaggctggctctgctcacaggaagcTCAGtggaggggaatcgaactccctgttctctggctctgcagccagatttccTGCTTTGCTATCTACTGCACTTATTTTCTCTTTGTTGAGCTCAAATTCCAGAGGATCCTCTGGGAAAAGCAAAGGGCGCTGAGCAAGCGCAGCAGAGGGCAGAACGGAATGAAGCCGTTCTGTGATCTTTCCAGTTATACTGATACAGTATGTACGGCTGCACAAAGGACTGAAAAGTTGCCTGCTCTTTCAAGTTTCCAGGTGGGGGAAGCAGTTAATCAGTTAacacagagagaagcagaagTTCCTGTGGCACATTCAAGATCCACGGATTTTATTATGGAAGAACCTCTTTGGAGACTATAGTGGTTCTCAGCCAGTGGTACTTCTACCATTGACAGCACCCAGAGGTAAATCAAATGGGATGCAGGAGTTTCCTAATGCAAAATTATGGTACAGAGGTAGATAGACAAGATTGATCGACCTATTGAAAACAATTGCACTTTCAtacccatctgtcagatctgctttgattttatttctgtaCTGAGCCGCCAGGGGTgtgtggactcaatggccttataagccccttgcaactctatgattctgtaataTATCATCTTGGTGCATATGTCTCTGTGTATGTCCATGCATGCATatggtatatttttttaaaatgcaatcgtTTAAACAGGAATAAACATTAATTCATGTTTTTCCTATGTCTAAAGCACAACCCAATATATGCAGAGTGGAAAGCTGCATAAACCTATTCCTCCTTCATGTGTCTCTTGCGTACTGTTCTCATTACCTTCCGTCAAGTGACCTCCAACTTCCTAAGAGTTTCCAAAGTACGCCAAAAGCTTGACCAATAGTTGATGATGACGACCCTCCTAGTGAGCTTCCACggttgagcaggaatttgaacttgGGTTTCCTGAATCCCAGTCCGACACTCTTATCTGTCACACCACACTGATGCTTGTTATTGGAAATACTTTATTGAACGTGTTTTATTTGGACGTTACAGACAGCAGCTCAGaacagcagtttgaaaacatgctaGAAAAGTTTCTGAAATATCCAGTTAACATCAGGCTACAGCCCAGAAAATGgcaagcattattttttttaattcagaaacTTCAAACTTTTCTATTAGCaccaatagtaataataataataataaaaacaaaacaaggtgaTGTTGATGGTAGGGATCTATAGTAGAAGAGGGGAATAAAAGATAGGGCTATACACACAGTATGTAGATTCTTTTGGCTTCAGTTCAGAACAAGTTAAACTGGGCTACATTGCAAATCATCTGAAAAGCctcccaaaatatttattttattatttattagatttctatcctgccccacctagacaaagtctactcagggagGGTATTCCGTGTATCTCTTCAACTGGACTGGGGAATTTTTAGAATGATTTTACGGGCCATTTTTAAGATTCCATATGAATTACATTTTGCCCTGTAGGTACACATGCGGAAGCATGAATTAATGAAGAAACAAAAGCCGAGATATCgtgaggaaacaaaaaaaaaaaagatgagttaGCAGAGGATGGTTTCAATCCATCGACCtctgggttatgggcccagcacgctTCCGCTGCGCCACTCTGCTCACCAATGTGACCTACCAAATCAAACACTGCCTACCAGGAGAGCCAGCCCACTCATTAGGCAGGCTGTGACAACTCCCTTGCCTGCAGATTTTCAGTGTTGTGGAGGTTAATGATTGAATTGacattgcagtgttttatttaatCTTTTACTACTGGGGATCAGAAAAGGCACTGGTAGGCTTTTCTACTTCATCTGTTCCACCAATTCAGCTGGCTTTGATTGGAAGTAGGGAGATATTTCCTGTTTTTCCTCAGTTAATTTTTAACAGACACAAAAAGGAGAAACAGACACGGGAGAGGCGTAGCTAAGAGGCAGACTGTTTCCCTCCCCCCATAAATTTattggggaaaatatggtaaatgttATTATTAGAATATTACAAATAACTAATTTATCTTGGGAACAGAATTGCTATCTGCTACACATGAGCATTTTCAACTTCTATGTATTTCAAAGGCATTTCAAATTGCATCTACAGTGTTTGATTTCTATAATGTTGTTGCATGTCTGTTAGATCCACTTTTTCATGGGAATTCATTATCTTGACGTTTGGCTTCCTTGTGGTTCCTGTTGATGAGATCCATTGCTCTCTGGAATCGAATTCCTTTCTGATAGCCTGATTTAGACTTAGTGGATATGGGCCAAGCCTAACAGCAAGAGGTAGGTAGGATTAAGGCTAAGCCTCTTCTGCTGGCTGATGTCAAAGTGGTATCGACAGAAAGATGTGTGGTTAAGATTGGTAAGCAAGAGAGCCAAAAcacagaaaaggagaaatgaCAAGAGTGCAAGAGGATTACATCAAATTCAGACCTCCATCCAGGAAAGACAGTTAAGAGCACCAACAGAAAATTAGGCCAGGACACAGATAACCGTTAATCATTTCCAGCATCTCTAATCTGAGATATAATTGGATTCTGCACAGCTTCCGGTTGGTGAGTACGATCTCTGGTAGCTCATGGACACCTTGGTCAATTAGGACTATAATTAAGTTACAAGGGAGGGGTTTCTCAACTTCtaaccttccagatattttgagcTTCAATCTCTCAGAGTCTCTGAACCCTGGCCATGCAGGATGGGGCATGTGGAAATTGGAAGTCCACAAACTTCTGAAGGAACCAAGGTGGAGAAACGTCCACCTTACGACACCCTGAAGGAATATCTCTTTTCAGCTGAGCCTGACAGCCCAACGTTATTGTAAATAGCAACTGTTTCCTCAATTTGAATACACATAATCAAAAGTGCTGTGCTTGAAGATCTAAAAGAACTTTTTGGGGGCAGCATCGATGATGGTGGGGAGAAAGAACACCCCGATGATTAAACAGTGGGTTGTGACAGTTCCTATAAATATTGGAGAGGAGAGCCATAACTGACCGCTAAGGCTTCTCCGTGACCACTATGCTATAGTTCTTAGACCATGGGAAATTAGTTAGTGTATTTCTTCTCCAAACCAGGATAATTCCCCCCTCTGCTGAAAGGCACTACGTCACAAAATAATATCCCTCTAAGTGCCTTGTTagaagagaagaaacaaagaTGGCTATTGCTGACGTTCTGGAGGAACCATGCTTTGCTTCCTAAAATGCACGTGGAAAGGATGTTATCTTGTGATATAACTTCCTTTAGCACAGGTACTACACAATGACATGGCACAGGGCTTGAAGAAGCAGCATTAATTTCTTggcaaaaacatatttttaagcgGAGAGTACAAGAGAGAAAAGTCACAGCTATGGTGACAAATGTATAGGATTCCTGTATCCATGGGGCATTGGTTCtgaccccctccccccacagatgctgaaaactgtggataatagtgaaccctataAATAACATgatctctggttccatctagtggccaattctagtAGTTCCATCATGGGCATACgtattactctttttaaaaaatattttcagataagtgaaaccgtggatacCGATCCTGCGGATAcggagtcctactgtattctcTCCTCCCCAACAGTAAAAAATCCATAAAGTGCCTTTCCACTTTCTCGAACTGAGAATATGATAAGGTGCGGGAGATAATTTCAGCCCCCACAACTGCTAGACAAAATAGGAGCCCCACATACATGAAAAAGATGCAGTCCAAATCCAATTTACTGTTTATAGCTAGAGAAGACCAATGGAATCAATTGCAGAAGGGGAGCCCACACTTATGTAAAGCCCACAGATGCCATGGGTTAACTCTAGCTGAAATTGTCCACTGGATTCAGCTCCTACGTTCAAGTCAGCTGTCTTTCATCCAGGGGAAGTTACGGCTCCCGCTCATCTTCTGCTTCCTCATCAGCTCTCAGgagatcctcctcctcttcggtgTCCAAGTCCTCCCTTGGTCCCATCGCACTCTGGGACGAGGACAGGTCCCCAAGGGAGAGCCTCCAGTCTTGAGGGATGAGGTGGCGATTCTTCCGTATGAATGCGAACATTTTTACGTTGGCCGGGGAGAGGTTCTTCGACGGATCTCCCGCTGCCAACGAACTAGCCACGATGGAGAGGTCCTCGGAGGACGCCGAGGTGGGCGGGCACCCGAAATGGAACGCGGCAACCTTGAAGAGCGCCGGCCAAACCCCCATCTTCCCTTGCCAATACGACATGGGGTCGGCGTTCTCCCCGATATGGTCTACGTTGTCGTGAAGGTATTCCTCCAAttcccgggcggcggcggcggaggctcCCCCTTCGGTCGCCAGACCGGTGGCGGGATCGCTTTTGGTAATGGCCCTCCAGCGTTTCATGGTGAACTGCCACGCCGCCGAGCCGGTGGGGTTGGTGGAACCGCCGGGCGGTTGCGGAGCCGAGGGGCTGGCCTGGGAAAACTCGCCCTCCGGTCCGGGAGGAATGTAGGATCTCCTGGCTAAGTCCAGGAGGTGCTCCTTCAGCATAGCCGTGTCGCTCATGTCCGCCCCTCCCAGCTTCATGGTGGTGATGTCTCTGAAGCGGGGATCCAGAAAAGCCGCAACCCGATACATCATGCTGTTCTTCATCTCCCTCAGCTGGGCGTCAGCCTCAAGGCCATCCAGGGCCTGCGTTGTCAGGTGAGCCGCTGTGTTATTGTTCTCCTGGTAATACCTCGTCCGCAGGGCCCTAATCTGTTCTTCTAAAAACCACAGGATGGGGAGAGCTTGGCAGAGAGTGGCATCCGGCCGGGTCACCAGCATGGTGGCATCTTCAAAGGGCTTGAGGATCTCCGTCAGGCACTTCACCACTTTCCAGTCTGCCGGCGTTAAGCGCATCTGGGTGCCAACCTCGTCATCGTCCAGCATCACGCCCACGGCTTGGCGCTGCCGGTGGAGCCGCTCCAGCATATTTAACGTGGAGTTCGACCGTGTGCGGGCCTCTGGCCTGGCGGACGGATGGAGGCCCAGGCTGGCCTGCACTTCCAGAAGGCGACGGCGGACGGCCACCGAACGGTTGTAACGGCTGCAGATCCGGCGGGCGGTTTTCAGGAGGCGGCGGACATGAGTGTCGGTGGCGAGGAAGGCCTTGGCCACCCGCTTCAGCCCGTGGGCCAAGCAAGGGGCGTGCTTGAGGCGCAGCTCCCGCACGGCCTGAGCAGTGTGGCCATCGCCATGCGAGACCACCCCTCCAGTCTTCAGATCGTACAGCCAGTCTTGCAGGACTTCCCTCAGCTTGTGG of Pogona vitticeps strain Pit_001003342236 chromosome 6, PviZW2.1, whole genome shotgun sequence contains these proteins:
- the LOC110087660 gene encoding histone H4 translates to MSGRGKGGKGLGKGGAKRHRKVLRDNIQGITKPAIRRLARRGGVKRISGLIYEETRGVLKVFLENVIRDAVTYTEHAKRKTVTAMDVVYALKRQGRTLYGFGG
- the LOC110087662 gene encoding zinc finger BED domain-containing protein 6 isoform X2, which gives rise to MMPRRGRARRAQPAAFNPRRSVALHHQEPHFQRLDDDIAEPTAASLSASSEPMMKEEEPCPSTAHDLFSYLKDKEEEEEEEDPAELRAYSPVPTTSGQAAVKQTSHSEVREMLPYFKEEEEEEDEGVAEIISFSPPRALPPPAARRAPPAYAASGTMGRTVHSGGMEMMHFFAPLTHFPVSSSHSKRGRDREALPDAVPPPVPKKTTSAVWDYFTLDPREPCVAVCSMCQKRVRRGKDGGTRPGTTALHKHLKVHHGLHLPGVAVVPPSPLMPTKERPHGTAGTVAEPSAPAFQLNRQDRNQPYYPPTHPMALQLASDTAWMLAVDMQPLSYVDNEGFRRLMATAQPRWKVPSRTFFATKAVPELSKLVSRAVRQVVACSLGRVVHIAIDTWAGRRAATYLSVTGHWVAEFSGALCRKHATLSVCAFEGACTPEDISHKLREVLQDWLYDLKTGGVVSHGDGHTAQAVRELRLKHAPCLAHGLKRVAKAFLATDTHVRRLLKTARRICSRYNRSVAVRRRLLEVQASLGLHPSARPEARTRSNSTLNMLERLHRQRQAVGVMLDDDEVGTQMRLTPADWKVVKCLTEILKPFEDATMLVTRPDATLCQALPILWFLEEQIRALRTRYYQENNNTAAHLTTQALDGLEADAQLREMKNSMMYRVAAFLDPRFRDITTMKLGGADMSDTAMLKEHLLDLARRSYIPPGPEGEFSQASPSAPQPPGGSTNPTGSAAWQFTMKRWRAITKSDPATGLATEGGASAAAARELEEYLHDNVDHIGENADPMSYWQGKMGVWPALFKVAAFHFGCPPTSASSEDLSIVASSLAAGDPSKNLSPANVKMFAFIRKNRHLIPQDWRLSLGDLSSSQSAMGPREDLDTEEEEDLLRADEEAEDEREP